The Gemmatimonadota bacterium DNA window GACGCGGACAGAACTCGCCTCAAGCAGCTCGAGCCAATCAGGACCGTGCTCTTCTTGACGTTGGCCAGCTGCGCCAGCGCCGTCGGGCTTAAGACACTTCCGTGCGATAAGGCCAACTGCTCGAGCGCGCGCGCGAACGCTTCGATCTGCCGAATGCGCGCCTCGGCGCGCACCTCGTCGAAGACGGCAACGGTGGCGTAGTCGGCCAGCGCCCGTTCGGGATCGTCGACGGTCCAGACGATGGGGAGCAGTCCGATCCGCTGAGCAGTTCCCACGGAGAACGCCTCCCCCAACTCGGCGGCGATGAACGACGGCATCACGCTTCGTCCGGCGCGTCCGCCCAGCAGGTTCACCCCGGCGCGATGCAGCGCGCGTGCGCTCGACCCGGTGAGGAGAAAGCCGCGCGCGGGTTCACGATCCAGGCGCTGGTGCACGACATCGAGAAACGCCGGGACCCGTGGGATCTCATCGATGACGACCCACTGCGACGGGTGGGAGGCGTCGAGCATCCCATGCAGGCGCTCCGGCTCAGCGCCCAGGGCGCGCGCCAGCGGGCCTGGTCCGACGGGCGAGGACGAGCGCGTCGGGGAGGCATTGGCGGGCATAGGTGGACTTGCCGGTTCCGCGGGGCCCGAAGAGAAACGTGCTCCGGGTCGGCGGGGGAAGGCGCCGGACGATGGGAGGTACTGGCGGGATGAGCGGTGCCATTCCTGATTACGGACGGTGATTCCGTCCAAATCGAGCCGAATTGGACGGTTTGTCCGGCCATAACGGGCCCGCGCTTCCTTTCATCCGTTTCCGGTTCCCATCGCGCCTCTCGCCCGAGACAGCACGCATCCCTCGGGGCGCTTCCAGGCGATGACGTCGGCATACCGCGCGCGCCGCGCACGCTACCGTGGCGAGTCCCGCGGCGCCCGCATGACGCCCGCAGCTGCCGCATCACGGCGCCATTGAAACAGTCACCTCCTTCTAGGCACGCCCGTGCAATCCACGCGACTCTTCGGTCGGCTTCTCCTGCTGGCGCTCGTCGCCGCCCTTCCTCGGCCCACCGCGGCGCAGTCGGCCG harbors:
- a CDS encoding ATP-binding protein → MLDASHPSQWVVIDEIPRVPAFLDVVHQRLDREPARGFLLTGSSARALHRAGVNLLGGRAGRSVMPSFIAAELGEAFSVGTAQRIGLLPIVWTVDDPERALADYATVAVFDEVRAEARIRQIEAFARALEQLALSHGSVLSPTALAQLANVKKSTVLIGSSCLRRVLSASVRAGRRTKLYFADCGLAMALRPSEIARTLPEASGAAREGLVYQHLAAWCSVTRDACLWTWRTTAGLEVDFVVETADEPVAVEMKRGRTMRPADRRGLLAFHDEFPEARLIAVTDAEVAERDGVIPVLPVAAFLRAIVLGEELLRGVVGG